Proteins encoded within one genomic window of Leishmania major strain Friedlin complete genome, chromosome 2:
- a CDS encoding putative ribosomal RNA processing protein (previous protein_id=AAZ10041.1) — translation MAVVYVRRDGRTALELRGKEMKLSDMTTFDGSSWYAQGQTAVMVSIHGPTIAKNDEYDTCIVQVRIQHAGVLAPAAGGAEKALYEERKLELLTRTDALALGSLLESTLNAVFLRERFPRCVLVVDVIVVRDDGSLPAVALNAVMSALLDAGLPCRTTMAAVCVAVLTHDGGADSNSGPAPDRHSSVEGSSSAGSVYEYLLDPTSAEESLGVGYAVPASSAAEKAAVTGASSVATSSAAPMSLRGGNAAQQVQGQYRCVSTGVFAFSNPACGGGLLAQLVRSVGSGSAEMCGPGVSVQAYAEMVALAERASAVLFEFFRQCNVAE, via the coding sequence ATGGCTGTCGTGTACGTGCGCCGCGATGGGCGCACCGCGCTTGAGCTGCGCGGTAAGGAGATGAAACTCTCGGACATGACCACGTtcgacggcagcagctggtATGCGCAGGGGCAgacggcggtgatggtgtcGATTCACGGGCCAACGATAGCCAAGAATGATGAGTACGACACGTGCATTGTGCAGGTGCGCATCCAGCACGCTGGCGTGCTCGCCCCAGCCGCAGGTGGCGCGGAGAAGGCGCTGTACGAGGAGAGGAAGCTGGAGCTGCTCACTCGCACagacgcgctggcgctgggGTCGTTGCTGGAGTCCACCCTCAACGCTGTCTTCCTTCGCGAGCGCTTCCCGCGAtgcgtgctcgtggtggacgtcatcgtcgtccgGGACGACGGCAGCCTGCCTGCCGTGGCGCTGAATGCTGTCATGTCCGCGCTCCTGGATGCCGGCCTGCCGTGCCGcacgacgatggcggcggtgtgtgtTGCAGTTCTGACGCACGACGGTGGGGCAGACTCGAACAGCGGCCCTGCCCCAGACCGCCATTCTTCCGTCGAGGGCTCCTCATCAGCAGGCAGTGTCTACGAGTACTTGCTGGATCCAACAAGCGCCGAGGAATCCCTCGGGGTGGGCTACGCCGTCCCGGCCTCGTCTGCAGCCGAGAAGGCGGCCGTCACCGGCGCCAGCTCCGTCGCGACGTCCTCGGCCGCGCCCATGTCGCTACGGGGCGGcaacgcggcgcagcaggtgcaaGGCCAGTATCGCTGCGTGAGCACTGGCGTCTTCGCTTTCTCGAACCCGGCATGCGGCGGAGGcttgctggcgcagctggtgcgtTCTGtcgggagcggcagcgcggagaTGTGCGGGCCGGGGGTGTCCGTGCAGGCGTATGCGGAGATGGTGGCGTTGGCGGAGCGGGCCTCCGCGGTGCTGTTCGAGTTCTTCCGGCAGTGTAACGTGGCGGAATGA
- a CDS encoding putative glycosyl transferase (previous protein_id=AAZ10042.1), with translation MMKRRTGERHPGAAAVRSVSSCGGGELVCVSARVSTTPFLDEVHHHNHGEERDDETEVTCVGVGADSAFSSAAPSAAPSSCRWNRCLRLPSVRPSLLSSLCAARRGWTRLLSLRPVCSVASRSSALASAPSWCASLARAAARLLCMPDRPQAVRDADNHEACDTQAVEGGGRHHRSGQRRRHETRATSLTRLLCRAAFIGASSVALLVLSVMLLDIVLGVTFRVLGSDLSGGGLDQLEELQAPWLDCDCAGKDLIGDVTLANTVSPYVAQTLERRLGVVTVATDAGCSICVPSAVRISAAGELVAVEDDEGSSLHALSRLRPMAPLVRAARGLMAYGYDALADVAAVLYPRLAMMVVWCRHTHGVSVERHRVSQLRQRQNRGVAGGAVTRALTDAPLTPLLPPTSLLGVPDGPWANLSAAVAAEAVVAVPYKSSFLVVADQAEARLACVLRAPLSRLFLHRQALPWMTIAAAAHRTQKEWQADPRGRESLLPFPVPPSEEERRRLRDTSRGALRHSDGDGEAPEITIAVTDQAKAFHSYLCTDVPNVSTADAIYHLDPLRALLLRQTDASAKDRAKTAARCTGCVFHCVHPRLARRHGRRAAPAGARGAAEDGIDGGSSAEPLSWDVALEDVDAGHVYVTTGSNAAAGATVTVTREDLFTCKVLNPIRGLGTPKRRGHEAQDDTNRALLLSVDVWLSHAGGGTPLFFSNNTGTSPWLHMDNGSGEASVVRLLPLHTAAIYGESLQSFPNYAMRPSYWLQYDAVYLQNKVRRPDRLSRLLAVASRRRGGGGAAKPRTEFATWTVTHYYMRDFQLVVHLNQLRRQRLLLMRLQGEPANASVSVTAQDAPVALPWVPRPRRGAAKPAIATGALARLAFEVLHGADPLLLPMRGENLHVPPLPVSWSPPTSAEWGSGRPMSVDDRRLPFSGTTGRIPAIAVAISHCWHGRMWWLSELSRYYPVHNYGRCIIPPPAPLPGDATPTRGIPQRAHLSFPSECAVDALRRHHYSALASMQATYGRVGGRRSTSSAARPMFHVGRDHELRCVFRKYRYVLAFENTIEDDYVTEKVYNALLSGALPLFIGAMNIADYVPRASSSVPSRGLSVIPVLQMFPLLNETAWRTEERRVLDLLEEDEAVSRHVLRTHAAVLQARSASAQGADVTTGMTTKRRDGAIRMARTVATALEEVAAQTPHAVASHHYLLYPSQETAVPAVPTADNNELPQAVPHGAGYLGNCSSDSGAAVQPFMSPIGVWPPASALTHLCLLDKEAVVTANKSGGAAPRPAALQSPSTDAYCVGYGQREYLRRVHTDVREAAEAAATMSARFLRTTETLRRTLTSSPPPRHDAKDARRRRPPAVANAGRRPLRRVRYQYDEDWVLTANTAWGFSVDVNCTARQSRRSGATTEYLPRAVQRFQEAPDTTPAQQDYNTPGDMYSQYFHRRSVPPTLAYERELAATAAPAGSRDAPPPPPMSGFAQLAAYLRSLDADPTLVEEAGYFDWWRAERMEDYGDAFLSKLYMPHPVCSICAAALEKKVQSRASGGA, from the coding sequence ATGATGAAGCGTCGTACAGGCGAGCGACACCCgggtgcggcggctgtgcgcagtgtcagcagctgtggcggcggcgagctggtgtgtgtgtctgcgcgggTGTCTACCACGCCCTTTCTCGACGAAGTCCACCATCACAACCATGGCGAGGAGCGTGACGACGAGACGGAGGTGACGTGCgtaggggtgggggcggacAGTGCGTTTTCTTCTGCCGCACCTTCAGCGGCCCCCTCGAGCTGTCGGTGGAATCGCTGTCTGCGACTCCCCTCCGTGCGTCCATCCTTGTTATCGTCACtgtgcgcggcgcggcgcggctggaCTCGGCTGCTCTCCTTGCGTCCTGTGTGTAGTGTCGcctctcgctcctctgcacTGGCATCAGCCCCATCATGGTGCGCATCCCTcgcccgcgcagctgctcgcctgCTTTGCATGCCTGACAGGCCTCAGGCGGTGAGAGATGCCGATAATCACGAGGCGTGCGACACGCAAGCCGTCGAGGGTGGCGgccgtcaccaccgcagcggtcagcgacgccgccacgagACGCGAGCCACGTCCTTGACGCGGCTCCTGTGCCGTGCCGCCTTCATCGGCGCCTCCTCGGTGGCTCTTCTTGTACTCTCTGTGATGCTGCTGGATATCGTCCTAGGTGTAACTTTTCGAGTTCTGGGGAGCGACCTCAGTGGCGGGGGCCTCGACCAACTGGAGGAGTTGCAGGCTCCGTGGCTGGACTGCGACTGTGCCGGCAAGGACCTCATCGGCGACGTCACGCTTGCCAACACGGTGTCGCCGTACGTGGCCCAAACGTTggagcgccgcctcggcgttgTTACGGTAGCCACGGATGCAGGCTGCAGCATCTGTGTGCCATCGGCGGTGCGCATCAGCGCTGCCGGGGAGCTGGTCGCGGTCGAAGACGATGAGGGAAGCTCTCTTCATGCTCTTTCCCGTCTTCGGCcgatggcgccgctggtgcgtgcTGCACGGGGGTTGATGGCCTACGGCTACGACGCCCTTGCCGACGTAGCCGCGGTTCTGTACCCCAGGTTGGCGATGATGGTGGTGTGGTGCCGTCACACGCACGGCGTCTCCGTCGAGCGGCATCGTGTGTcgcagctccggcagcgtcagAACCGCGGTGTCGCTGGTGGTGCcgtcacgcgcgcgctcacggacgcgccgctgacgccgctcCTACCGCCCACGTCCCTGCTTGGCGTTCCCGACGGCCCCTGGGCAAACCtcagcgcggcggtggcggcggaggcggtggtggcggtacCGTACAAGTCCAGCTTCCTTGTCGTGGCGGACCAAGCGGAAGCCCGTCTCGCGTGCGTCTTGCGGGCTCCGCTGAGTCGGCTGTTTCTGCACCGACAGGCGCTTCCGTGGATGAccatcgcggcggccgcccaCCGCACACAGAAGGAGTGGCAGGCCGACCCAAGGGGTCGAGAGTCGCTCCTGCCGTTCCCAGTGCCACCCAGCGAGGAGGaacggcggcgtctgcgggACACTTCTCGgggcgcgctgcgccactccgacggcgacggtgaggCCCCTGAGATCACCATTGCCGTGACGGACCAGGCGAAGGCGTTTCACAGCTACCTCTGCACCGATGTCCCCAACGTCTCCACAGCGGACGCCATCTACCACCTCGATCCGCTGcgtgcgttgctgctgcggcaaaCGGACGCGTCTGCGAAGGATCGGGCGAAGACCGCCGCACGGTGCACGGGGTGCGTATTCCACTGCGTTCATCCACGGctggcacgcaggcacggacgacgcgctgcgccagcgggcgctcgaggcgctgcggaggACGGGATTGATGGTGGCAGCAGTGCCGAGCCTTTGTCGTGGGATGTCGCGCTCGAGGACGTTGACGCTGGTCACGTTTACGTTACCaccggcagcaacgccgctgctggtgcgacGGTCACGGTGACGCGCGAGGATCTGTTTACATGCAAGGTGCTGAACCCAATACGGGGCCTCGGCACGCCTAAACGTCGCGGGCACGAAGCCCAGGACGACACGAatcgcgcgctgctgctctcggtGGATGTATGGCTGTCCCACGCCGGGGGCGGAACGCCGCTGTTCTTCTCCAACAACACCGGCACTTCTCCGTGGCTACACATggacaacggcagcggcgaggcgtCCGTCGtgcggttgctgccgctgcacaccGCTGCCATCTATGGAGAGTCGCTGCAGAGCTTCCCCAACTACGCAATGCGACCGTCTTACTGGCTCCAGTACGATGCCGTCTACCTACAAAACAAGGTACGGCGACCAGATCGACTGTCGAGGCTGTTGGCCGTAGCCAGTcgtcgccgtggcggcggcggggctgCGAAGCCGCGGACCGAGTTCGCCACATGGACCGTGACGCACTACTACATGCGCGACTTCCAGCTCGTCGTCCACCTGAACCAGCTGCGGCGTCAGCGGCTTCTGCTGATGCGGCTGCAGGGAGAGCCGGCAAACGCCTCCGTGTCGGTAACGGCGCAGGACGCGCctgtggcgctgccgtgggTACCGCGTCCGAGGCGTGGGGCTGCAAAGCCCGCGATCGCCActggcgcgctggcgcggcTTGCCTTTGAGGTGTTGCACGGTGCCGACCCGCTTCTGCTTCCGATGCGCGGCGAGAACCTTCACGTGCCTCCTCTGCCCGTCTCCTGGAGCCCGCCGACGTCGGCGGAGTGGGGCAGCGGCCGACCGATGAGTGTGGACGATAGGCGGCTTCCGTTTTCGGGCACCACCGGCCGAATTCCGGCGATCGCGGTCGCCATCAGCCACTGCTGGCACGGCCGCATGTGGTGGCTATCGGAGCTGTCTCGCTATTATCCGGTGCACAACTACGGCCGATGCATCATACCGCCACCCGCGCCGTTGCCCGGCGAcgcgacgccgacgcgcgGCATCCCGCAGCGAGCGCATCTCTCCTTTCCATCCGAGTGCGCCGTCGACGCTTTACGTCGGCACCACTACAGCGCACTGGCGTCCATGCAAGCGACCTACGGGCGAGTcggtggccgccgcagcaccagcagtgCGGCACGTCCCATGTTCCATGTCGGGCGTGATCACGAGCTGCGCTGTGTCTTCCGCAAGTATCGCTACGTCCTCGCCTTCGAGAACACGATAGAGGACGACTACGTCACGGAGAAGGTGTACAATGCCCTGCTGTCAGGTGCGCTGCCACTTTTCATCGGGGCGATGAACATTGCAGACTACGTGCCGCGCGCATCCAGCAGCGTGCCGTCGCGCGGCCTCTCCGTCATCCCGGTGCTGCAGATGTTCCCCCTCCTGAACGAGACGGCGTGGCGGACGGAGGAGCGCCGCGTGCTGGACCtgctcgaggaggacgaggcggtgTCGAGGCACGTCTTGCGCACGcatgcggcggtgctgcaggcgcgctcGGCGTCCGCACAAGGCGCGGACGTGACGACAGGAATGACCACTaagcgccgcgacggcgccattCGGATGGCGAggacggtggcgacggctCTGGAGGAGGTcgcggcgcagacgccgcaTGCCGTCGCGAGCCATCACTACCTTCTCTACCCCTCCCAAGAGACTGCCGTCCCAGCGGTGCCGACGGCCGACAACAACGAGTTACCGCAGGCCGTGCCGCACGGTGCCGGCTACTTGGGCAACTGCAGTTCAGActctggcgccgctgtgcagcCGTTCATGTCTCCGATCGGGGTGTGGCCGCCTGCGTCGGCGCTAACGCACCTCTGCCTACTTGACAAGGAGGCGGTCGTTACTGCCAACAagagcggcggtgctgctcccCGGCCTGCCGCACTTCAGTCACCGTCTACGGACGCCTACTGCGTAGGCTACGGCCAGCGGGAGTACTTGCGACGTGTGCACACGGACGtgcgggaggcggcggaggctgctgcgacgATGTCGGCCAGATTCTTGCGAACGACGGAGACCCTCCGCAGGACCCTGAcctcatcgccaccgccgcgtcacGACGCTAAAGatgcgcgtcgtcgtcgtcctcccGCAGTGGCGAATGCGGGCCGAAGAccactgcgccgcgtgcgctaCCAGTATGACGAGGACTGGGTGTTGACCGCCAACACTGCGTGGGGCTTCAGCGTGGATGTGAACTGCACCGCTCGCcagagccgccgcagcggcgcgacCACGGAGTATTTGCCGCGGGCGGTGCAGCGATTTCAGGAGGCACCCGACACGACGCCGGCACAGCAGGACTACAACACACCGGGGGACATGTACTCACAGTActtccaccgccgcagcgtcccGCCGACGCTGGCGTACGAACGTGAGCTggcggcgactgcggcgccggcagggAGTCGAgacgcaccgccaccgccaccgatgAGCGGGTTTGCGCAGCTCGCGGCGTACCTGCGCTCCCTCGACGCGGATCCGACGCTCGTCGAGGAAGCCGGCTACTTCGACTGGTGGCGTGCGGAGCGCATGGAGGATTACGGTGACGCGTTCCTCAGCAAGCTGTACATGCCGCACCCGGTCTGCTCCAtctgcgcggcggcactggAGAAGAAAGTGCAGTCGCGGGCTTCAGGGGGCGCCTAA